A window of Fragaria vesca subsp. vesca linkage group LG7, FraVesHawaii_1.0, whole genome shotgun sequence contains these coding sequences:
- the LOC101307534 gene encoding probable peptide/nitrate transporter At3g54450-like yields MDQSRSPKGHHHDEDTEKNLSSPTKSSRGGWSAAIFIIFVEIAERFVYYGLAGNLITYLTNELHEPVPTAAKNVNTWGGVSALLPILGAFIADSYLGRFNTILVSSIIYCMAMSLLTVTVSSVIPLHLRKSIFFVALYLLSVGLSGHKPCVQTFAADQFSEESAEERKAKSSFFNWWYLGIVVGGSTAVLVVVYIQDNVSWTAGFGILTVSIVVALIIFLLGTKKYLKQGPLGSPFTKVAQVFVAAVKKRHTKVSPGDDLGQYLRDDKSQQQPHTALVHTNQFRFLDKAMVIDHLDVSSGTRNPWRLCSLTQVEQVKLLLRLLPVWMCCLMFAVVQSFVQTFFTKQGSTMIRSIGSLKLPQASLQVFLGLTIMITIPIYDRIFVPLARKFTRHSSGITILQRIGTGLLISIISMVVAGVVEAKRVRIARDHNLLDNPQAIVPMTVWWLIPQYMICGLSDAFAFVGIQELFYDQMPEAMRSLGAAFYLSVAGVGLFVSSGIITLVQVISSKGGEKWIGNNINRAHLDYFYWVIAGLSALNFCLYLWISSGFVYKKIEADECNMEKELN; encoded by the exons ATGGATCAGTCTCGCTCTCCAAAGGGCCATCATCATGATGAAGATACTGAGAAGAACCTCAGCAGCCCAACAAAATCTTCCAGAGGTGGCTGGAGTGCTGCCATTTTCATCATCT TTGTTGAAATTGCAGAGAGATTTGTTTACTATGGCTTGGCTGGTAACCTCATCACCTACCTCACAAATGAACTGCATGAACCAGTTCCAACAGCTGCCAAGAACGTCAACACTTGGGGTGGTGTCTCAGCTCTTCTCCCTATTCTCGGAGCCTTCATCGCTGATTCCTATCTCGGTCGATTCAATACCATCCTTGTCTCCTCCATCATTTACTGCATG GCAATGAGTCTGTTAACCGTAACGGTTTCATCAGTTATTCCACTGCATCTGCGGAAATCAATTTTCTTTGTGGCGCTTTACCTACTGTCAGTAGGACTGTCAGGACATAAACCATGTGTGCAGACATTCGCGGCCGACCAGTTTTCCGAAGAGTCGGCAGAGGAGAGAAAGGCGAAGAGCTCCTTCTTTAACTGGTGGTACTTGGGAATTGTAGTTGGTGGCTCTACTGCCGTTTTGGTAGTCGTATATATCCAG GACAATGTAAGCTGGACGGCAGGGTTTGGAATATTGACGGTTTCCATTGTGGTGGCGTTAATTATCTTTCTGCTGGGAACCAAGAAATACCTAAAGCAAGGACCCTTAGGCAGTCCCTTCACCAAGGTGGCTCAGGTGTTTGTTGCCGCCGTTAAGAAGCGGCATACCAAGGTCTCACCTGGTGACGATTTAGGTCAGTATCTCAGAGATGACAAGAGTCAGCAACAGCCACATACGGCGTTGGTGCATACCAACCAATTCAG ATTTCTGGACAAAGCAATGGTGATTGACCACCTGGATGTTTCAAGCGGGACCAGAAATCCTTGGAGATTATGTTCACTAACCCAAGTGGAACAAGTGAAGCTCCTCCTACGCCTCCTTCCCGTTTGGATGTGCTGCTTAATGTTTGCTGTAGTCCAATCCTTTGTGCAGACCTTCTTCACCAAGCAAGGAAGCACAATGATCCGATCAATCGGCTCATTGAAACTTCCCCAGGCTTCGCTCCAAGTCTTTCTTGGCCTCACCATTATGATAACCATTCCAATCTACGACCGTATTTTTGTCCCTCTTGCCCGAAAATTCACCAGACATTCATCAGGAATCACAATCCTACAGCGAATCGGCACTGGCCTATTAATCTCCATCATCAGCATGGTTGTTGCAGGCGTAGTAGAGGCCAAAAGGGTTCGGATTGCAAGAGATCACAACCTCCTGGACAACCCTCAAGCAATAGTACCGATGACAGTGTGGTGGTTAATTCCTCAGTACATGATATGTGGTTTGTCTGATGCATTTGCATTTGTTGGAATACAAGAATTATTCTATGATCAAATGCCAGAGGCAATGAGAAGCTTGGGAGCAGCATTTTACCTCAGTGTTGCCGGGGTTGGATTGTTCGTCAGCAGTGGGATAATAACTTTGGTGCAAGTGATCAGCTCAAAAGGTGGTGAAAAATGGATTGGTAACAATATCAATCGTGCTCATCTGGATTACTTTTACTGGGTAATTGCAGGACTGAGCGCGTTGAATTTCTGCTTGTATTTGTGGATTTCTAGTGGATTTGTGTACAAAAAAATCGAAGCAGACGAATGCAATATGGAGAAAGAGCTGAATTGA
- the LOC101299621 gene encoding uncharacterized protein LOC101299621: protein MADLQEMSWLFLRQLNAGGRYGGGSWNRDGKGLNSNESNVNRGVKEKWKLPSPGMIKLNVDGGLDQKNGLFGTRAVCRDDQETCIGILTTPGVGFPSPYICEMMALRNGLHFCVQAGFTHVQVECDCQVVVNAIHLAEKDLSSEGAIVDEIRTLLSYFQSVSLGFISRSSNNVAHYVAKYAISIRFHTYWWRMVPEWLSHVLVADLCN, encoded by the coding sequence ATGGCAGATTTACAGGAGATGTCGTGGCTTTTTTTACGACAGTTGAATGCTGGTGGGAGGTATGGAGGGGGCAGTTGGAATAGGGACGGGAAGGGGTTGAATTCAAATGAGTCAAATGTGAACAGAGGTGTGAAGGAGAAATGGAAACTACCAAGCCCTGGTATGATCAAACTCAATGTAGATGGAGGATTGGATCAGAAAAATGGTTTGTTTGGAACAAGAGCAGTTTGTAGGGATGATCAAGAAACTTGTATTGGGATATTGACAACACCTGGGGTTGGTTTTCCTAGTCCTTATATTTGCGAGATGATGGCTTTGAGAAATGGACTTCACTTTTGTGTTCAGGCAGGGTTCACTCATGTACAGGTGGAATGTGATTGTCAAGTTGTTGTTAACGCTATTCATCTTGCAGAAAAAGACCTCAGCTCAGAAGGAGCAATAGTGGATGAGATAAGAACTCTACTAAGTTATTTTCAGTCTGTTAGTTTGGGTTTTATCTCAAGAAGTAGCAATAATGTAGCGCATTATGTGGCTAAATATGCTATTTCTATACGATTCCATACCTATTGGTGGAGAATGGTTCCGGAATGGCTTAGTCATGTTTTAGTTGCCGATTTGTGTAACTAA